The stretch of DNA TAGAAGTGCATCACGTGATCGTGCACGTATTGAGCCGCGATCATCAGGTTGCGGATCAGCTGTGCATTGGGCGGGATTTTATAGCCCAACGCATCTTCAACCGCGCGCACGGACGCCATGCCGTGCACCAGGGTGCACACACCACAGATACGTTGCGCAAAGGCCCAAGCATCACGCGGGTCACGGCCTTGCAAGATCAGTTCGATCCCGCGCACCATGGTGCCCGAAGAGTACGCTTCGGCGATTGTGTTGTCCTGCATCTGGGCCTCGATACGCAAGTGCCCTTCGATGCGGGTAATCGGGTCAACGACCAGTCGTTTATTCATTGTTCAATTCCCCTAGCTCTAAGCATCTGCGTCATCGAGATATTCGGCAACCAAGTCGGTCAGTTGAATGACCTCTTCTTCGATGTCGAATTCTTCGAACACGTTGTCCAATGTGTGGTGGCAATAGGCGCACATGGTCACGATGGCGTCGGGCTCGACCTTGTCGAACTGCGCCTTCTTGAACTTGAACGCCGCGTGGCGAAGCTGTTCGGCACGTTCGTTCGAACCGACACCGCCGCCACCGCCACAACACCAGTTCATGGTGCCTGCGTCTTCGCATTCGACGAAGTTGCTTGTGACCATGTTCATCAGGTTGCGCGGCTCTTTATTGATGCCGCCACGACGGTTGATCTGACACGGATCGTGGAAGGTGAGACGGCGATCGTCCTTGCCCTTGGTTTTCAGCTTGCCTTGGGCACGCAGGTTGTCCAACAGCTCGATGATGTGGATCACCTCGAAACCATAGGTGCGACCGATCAGGTTCGGACCTTCCCAACGCAAAGCTTGATAGGCATGGCCGCATTCGGGGCTGATGACGCCTTTGACTTTCAGGCGTTCGGCAGCTTCGACCACACGCAAGACCAAGTTACGTGCCACGTCGCGGTTGCCCAGTTGGATGCCGACGTTTGTGGCTTCGAAGGCAGACATGGAAATGGTCCAAGTCACCCCCGCTTTTTTGAAAATGCGCGCCATGGAGCCGATGACTTCCGGGAACTCGGCAATTTCTTGGGCCGAGAAGATCGCCATGTAGTCCGCACCTTCTTTGTCGAATTCAATGGGAATGCCCGTTTCGGCCACAGCGGCTTTGACTTGAGCTTCCAAGGCTTTCGACAAATCACCCATGGGGCTGTTGCCGTCGGTATGACGTTCCGCCGCACCGATCAGTTCGACCGGGGCGTGGCCTGCAGCCGACATGCCTTCGCGCATTTTGCGGATCATCATGGTGATGTCGTTGCCGACCGGACAAACCATGGAACAGCGTCCGCACATGGTGCAGCTGTCATAGACCAAGGTTTCCCAGCCTTTCAGATCATCATCCGTCACCGGTTTGACCAAGCCCACCATACCGGCCAAGCGGCCCAGCAGGGTGAATTCACGCGACCAGATGCGGCGCATCAAGTCGAGCTTTTTGATCGGCGTGTATTTCGGATCTTCGGTGGCGCGGTAGAAGATGCACGATTCCGCGCACAAGCCACAGCTCACACAGCTGGAAAAGAAGCTGGCAACCGGGGCATCGATTTGTTCGCGCAGCGCATTGAGGCCGCGGGTCAATGTTGCGGTCATGATTCAGCTCCTTTGCGGCCTTGGATGGTGCCGTTGTAATACCGTGCCATCACGAACGTGAAGGCATGCATCAACTTGGTAAACGGGAAGGCGACCAGCAGAAGATCAACACTGAGAACGTGCAGCGCCATCATCAAGGTCGGATCGCCGAACAGTTTGTTGACGGCCACATATCCCGTGATCAAGGGCAGGGCGCTCAAGATCAGCACAACATAGTCATCGAACGTGGTGATGGCTTTGCGCACAGGATCGGTCATGCGTGAATAAAACAGCGCG from Magnetovibrio sp. PR-2 encodes:
- a CDS encoding (Fe-S)-binding protein encodes the protein MTATLTRGLNALREQIDAPVASFFSSCVSCGLCAESCIFYRATEDPKYTPIKKLDLMRRIWSREFTLLGRLAGMVGLVKPVTDDDLKGWETLVYDSCTMCGRCSMVCPVGNDITMMIRKMREGMSAAGHAPVELIGAAERHTDGNSPMGDLSKALEAQVKAAVAETGIPIEFDKEGADYMAIFSAQEIAEFPEVIGSMARIFKKAGVTWTISMSAFEATNVGIQLGNRDVARNLVLRVVEAAERLKVKGVISPECGHAYQALRWEGPNLIGRTYGFEVIHIIELLDNLRAQGKLKTKGKDDRRLTFHDPCQINRRGGINKEPRNLMNMVTSNFVECEDAGTMNWCCGGGGGVGSNERAEQLRHAAFKFKKAQFDKVEPDAIVTMCAYCHHTLDNVFEEFDIEEEVIQLTDLVAEYLDDADA